One segment of Clavelina lepadiformis chromosome 2, kaClaLepa1.1, whole genome shotgun sequence DNA contains the following:
- the LOC143447254 gene encoding CD9 antigen-like, translating to MCFSIAKYLLFAFNFCFWLAGAGVLGVGIWLQVESDTVATVEIDGVDLTVGPIVLIVAGSCMLVIGFFGCCGAIKESTCLLGTYFGLLFVVLGLEVGIGVWAFVTYDSLQEAIDTSLNNTLKADNPDFITSFQKNLKCCGATQGCQDWAGAEGSMGCYCEPDDSNDETSCIKTPLECVGTDTPENVYATPCSEAYYDFIYENLTIIGAVGLAVGLAEILGMIIAMCMCCSIKDKKKGVGV from the exons ATGTGTTTTTCTATTGCAAAATATCTTCTATTTGCTTTTAACTTCTGCTTTTGG cttgCTGGAGCTGGAGTTCTTGGGGTTGGAATATGGCTCCAAGTCGAAAGCGATACAGTGGCTACTGTGGAAATTGATGGTGTTGATCTTACCGTAG GTCCTATTGTCCTAATTGTGGCAGGATCCTGTATGTTGGTTATCGGATTCTTTGGCTGTTGCGGTGCCATCAAAGAGAGCACGTGCCTTTTGGGAACG tACTTTGGTTTGTTGTTTGTGGTTTTGGGCCTAGAAGTTGGCATCGGTGTATGGGCATTTGTCACATATGATTCG CTGCAAGAAGCTATCGATACAAGTTTGAACAACACCTTGAAAGCTGATAACCCCGACTTTATAAcaagttttcagaaaaac CTTAAATGTTGTGGTGCTACTCAAGGCTGCCAAGACTGGGCTGGTGCAGAAGGGTCTATGGGTTGCTATTGCGAACCAGATGATTCAAACGATGAGACTAGTTGCATCAAAACGCCACTAGAATGTGTTGGGACTGACACACctgaaaatgtttatgcaACT CCATGTAGCGAAGCTTATTATGACTTCATATATGAAAATCTGACAATAATCGGAGCAGTTGGCTTGGCAGTTGGCTTGGCTGAG ATCTTGGGAATGATAattgcaatgtgcatgtgttGTTCTATAAAAGACAAGAAAAAGGGAGTCGGTGTGTAA